AAACATCATCCCAGCTATCCATAAGAAAGCTTCAACTATTCTATCCCTTGTAAATGACAATTTTTCTGCTAGGCATGAGTTCTTCCACCATCTGTACATGCATGAATACTAATGCTTCAGATGTACTGTAGAAAACCTATTGATGCTCCGTACATATACTCTCTCTTTAACATGTTGTAGAAGGTTACTCAATCGATCAGTAAGGGCATTTAACGATTGAACTGTGTTCAGACATGCATTCAACTTAAAGAAATATTGAAGTtttgtgaaggaaaaaaaaatacttgaaaaagTGGTCGGACATAGTTTTTCAAACTCAACTTCAAGTTGATGCGATGTTATTCGGAAAAAGaggttgaaaaatcaaaaaagattGTACACTGTCATTTGCCTCTACCTTTTTTGCTCACCTTGATAGATTTCTTAGTTCTTGTTGGTGTGTTGCTTGCACAATATTGTAATCCAACTTAGCAAGCTCGAGCAGAAGAGGGTTAGAAATTGGGATTTTCTCATAAATGTTAATGTACCACCTTGTCTCTACTCTCAACATCATCCAATGCAAAGGAAGTTCCAGGGCATGGCGCACTAGTTCCACTGTCGGCCTGTCTGGAAAATCACCATTTGAACTAGTACTCCTATTCATGtgcaaatagttctttagatgtGACCTTGCGAATGTATTGGCAGACTCCAATGAAGTAGGCATTTGATCAAATTCCATAGAGAAAAATGAAGCTTTATATAATTGTAACAATCCTTTTATATCTTCACAAAGACTTTGCTTGAAGTTACCCTGCTCATCCTTGAAGTCGTTCAGTATatctagaagaagaaaaaagcacGGCAAGAAATATTATTGGTTACGAAGAAATTACTAAGCAATTGGCAAAAGTAGAGAGGCACCTTGAGAGATATGAAAACCATGTTGTCTCAAGAGTCTAAATTTCAGAGCCGTAGAGTATAATGAATCCCCCGGAGCAGTGTGTTGGTTTATGCTCCTCAATATTTGCATGATTTCATCCTTGAAGTGGTAACTTATTCCAAGcctttgtaaattatcaatcagctCCAACTTTTCTAATTCTTGTGATGATCCCTCAACCATAATTAGCATCAAATTCTTCTTCATTTCCTTCTTCAGTTCGTTAAAACGCTTTATATACTTTTCTCCCTACGCAACACATATTTACAAATGATCAAGATACGGGTAATCAATCTTTAGAATGACACGTTATTATAGAAATAACACGCGGGCGCGGATAATACAACATAAAGGAAAACGTAGGTACACACATACCGCGTAAGGATTGTGCAGGGATTGAATGAACTGAAAATCCCACATGGTAGGCTCGTAATTCCCTGAACGCCTAACGGGATTAGGCGATGAAAGATTAGTAGGAGAGTCCTGATTAAGTAGTGGTGGTTGAGGTTTCATGGAGAGGCAAGCTAGTGAAGAGGAAGTTTTAGGTGGTGGAGGTCTTCTGGAGATGGCCATAGGTATTAGCATCCTCACGTTGGACATCAATGTTGTCACCATATTATATCGATTCATTCTGTTTAATTATGCTCCAGGGAGAGAGATCTTTTGGATGCATATTTCGGAGCCCCAACAAGTAACTATAAATAGATTTTCTAATACACTTTCAATGGGACACTTTTATTTAATTTACCCTATAGTATACACAACATTAAATAGTAGTACTCCATGGCCTTTTTCAATTTGTGTCTCTCCTGTACAATGGTCAAATTAACTAATTTTTCGTGTGAGAGTAATAAGGAAAACGTATCGTATCGCATAAAATGATTGTGTAGTAGGCAGTGAATAATAATTAACTTGAAAATCCCATATGGCAGGCTCGTAATTCCCTGAATGAGCGTCAAGTAAGGTTAATTCCATCAAAAAATGAAAGATTGAGTATTATTTAAGTGGTTATCCAGTAGTTTTCATGCTACAAATATCTAGTacaattatatgttgttgatggtCTGTTGGAGGTGGCCATCATCCCCATGTGGAGCTGATTTATAGTACAATTATCTCTGCCTTGTTAACAGAACAGGATCACCAACAAGGCTTGACTTGATTTTGGATAGGTTGAGTTTGATGAATGCATGTGCAACTCTCTTGAATGCAACTCCGTCCTTTTCAATATGTTGCTCTTCGATCGGCCAAATATAAttctaaatcttaaaaattatatTGCTGTAGAATAACCTACGAGCTATGACTTGTAACAAAAGGATGGATCTTCtctggaaaaaaattaaattccaaGTCGTGTATTAGTGGGCTCCgaatttaattaaaagaaaaaattgttgtaTATGGTAAATATGGTACACAACAAAAAagctattttttataaaattttatttctggTATGGTGTTTGATATTCATATTAGAATCCGACTAAATTTGAATTTACGTTACGTTGAGGAGTAATGTGATTCCTAATAAAGATGACCATGTACTCAGGGT
The sequence above is drawn from the Capsicum annuum cultivar UCD-10X-F1 unplaced genomic scaffold, UCD10Xv1.1 ctg81037, whole genome shotgun sequence genome and encodes:
- the LOC124895281 gene encoding (-)-camphene/tricyclene synthase, chloroplastic-like translates to MNRYNMVTTLMSNVRMLIPMAISRRPPPPKTSSSLACLSMKPQPPLLNQDSPTNLSSPNPVRRSGNYEPTMWDFQFIQSLHNPYAGEKYIKRFNELKKEMKKNLMLIMVEGSSQELEKLELIDNLQRLGISYHFKDEIMQILRSINQHTAPGDSLYSTALKFRLLRQHGFHISQDILNDFKDEQGNFKQSLCEDIKGLLQLYKASFFSMEFDQMPTSLESANTFARSHLKNYLHMNRSTSSNGDFPDRPTVELVRHALELPLHWMMLRVETRWYINIYEKIPISNPLLLELAKLDYNIVQATHQQELRNLSRWWKNSCLAEKLSFTRDRIVEAFLWIAGMMFEPQKNQNCRIMLAKVTAMATVIDDIYDVYGTLD